The following are from one region of the Shinella sp. PSBB067 genome:
- a CDS encoding universal stress protein, which translates to MKTPKDIVVYIDTADVSVCRVYIDYAVSLASAWDAHVVVAFVPEDLIATPSHGFARGQAINSMITSFEGRRHDAEEQLRGLLSDVASATGVNCELRICSGETGEALMLHARHAALAIVGTGRDPDRAETALTVSEDIIFASGRPSILLPTFWQSDGAVPETIVVGWNASREAARAIADSMAFLATARAVHVVVVPEPKVARLLGEDPGSDISLHLARHGIRVTLDRLEGSNAGDLILSRAEEVGADLVVMGAYGQSRITEFVFGSATRTILANPKIPIFLSR; encoded by the coding sequence ATGAAGACGCCAAAAGATATTGTCGTTTATATCGATACAGCCGATGTTTCTGTTTGTCGGGTTTATATTGATTATGCTGTCTCACTCGCAAGCGCATGGGATGCGCATGTCGTTGTGGCCTTCGTGCCGGAAGATTTAATCGCCACTCCCTCCCATGGCTTCGCCCGAGGGCAGGCGATCAACAGCATGATAACCTCCTTCGAAGGGCGCCGGCATGACGCCGAAGAGCAGCTGCGGGGGCTCCTTTCGGATGTAGCGTCCGCTACCGGCGTGAATTGCGAGCTTCGCATATGTTCCGGTGAAACGGGCGAGGCGCTGATGCTGCACGCCCGCCACGCAGCCTTGGCGATCGTCGGAACGGGGCGTGACCCGGACCGCGCTGAGACGGCTCTCACCGTCTCGGAGGATATCATCTTCGCCTCCGGTCGCCCTTCGATCCTTTTGCCCACATTCTGGCAAAGCGATGGCGCCGTGCCCGAGACGATCGTGGTTGGATGGAATGCCAGCCGGGAAGCGGCCCGCGCCATTGCCGATTCGATGGCGTTCCTGGCCACCGCTCGCGCCGTCCACGTCGTCGTTGTTCCCGAGCCCAAGGTCGCGCGGCTTCTGGGGGAGGACCCCGGAAGCGATATCTCTCTCCATCTCGCGCGCCATGGGATCAGGGTGACGCTTGACCGCCTGGAAGGCAGCAATGCCGGTGATCTGATCCTGTCGCGCGCGGAAGAGGTTGGCGCCGACCTGGTGGTCATGGGCGCCTATGGGCAGTCCCGGATCACCGAGTTCGTTTTCGGCAGCGCAACACGCACCATTCTGGCCAATCCGAAAATCCCGATCTTTCTTTCGCGATAA